The window CTGAACGACCCGCAGAACCGGTACGCATTCTGCCTTAACTGCGGAGAAGTTCGGTAGCGTTTACAGTAAGCGCACATATATACCCTAAATAATTCGAGTTGCGTGAAGGCGGCAACCGAACGAATCCCCAGGAGCTTACACCAGTAAGTGACTGGGGTGAGTAAGGACAAATCGGCTTAGCCGATTTGAACGCCGCTTGCGGCGGCCCTTCAGGGCGAGGCTCAGAAATGAGCCGAGTATTGTCAACGCACAAGCAGCTTGAAGTATGACGGGTATAGCCCGGTAATAGTCATTGCTTATGATAGTATTATCGGGCTATTTTTCCCTCTATAATTCTTGGTTTAATCCTTACTCACACCACCATGCGAAAGAAATCCATTTATGTCGCCTACACGGGCGGCACCATCGGCATGCAGCGATCTGCGAATGGCTATGTACCGGTATCCGGTCATTTACAGCAGCAGTTGGCAAAAATGCCCGAATTCCATCGCGAAGAGATGCCATCGTTTACGATTCATGAATATGAACCGCTGATCGATTCGTCCGACATGACGCCAGCAGACTGGCAATCCATCGCGGACGATATTCAAGACCACTACGATGATTACGACGGTTTCGTGATTCTGCATGGTACTGACACGATGGCGTTCACCGCCTCTGCGCTCTCATTTATGCTGGAAAATCTGGCCAAACCGGTTATCGTGACAGGGTCACAAATTCCATTAGCGGAATTGCGCTCGGACGGCCAGACCAACCTGCTGAACGCGCTATACGTTGCCGCTAATCATCCGATTAATGAAGTCGCCCTCTTCTTCAATAACAAACTGCTACGCGGCAATCGCACCACCAAAGCCCATGCGGATGGTTTTGATGCTTTCGCTTCCCCTAATTACCCGCCACTGCTGGAAGCGGGTATCCATATTCGTCGGTTGGCACCCACCGTAGAATGCAACAACTGCCCGCCGCTGAAAGTGCATCACATTACGCCACAGCCTATCGGGGTGATTACGATTTATCCCGGCATTTCTGCCGATGTCATCAGTAATTTCCTCCGTCAGCCAGTGAAGGCGCTCATCCTGCGCTCCTACGGCGTTGGTAACGCGCCGCAAAGTCCCGGCTTGCTGCACGAATTACGTGAAGCCTCCGCGCGCGGCATTGTGGTCGTCAACCTGACGCAGTGCATTTCCGGGCGTGTGAATATGGGCGGCTATGCGACAGGCAATGCGCTGGCGCATGCGGGAGTGATCAGTGGCTTTGATATGACCGTTGAAGCCGCATTAACCAAACTGCATTACTTATTGAGCCAGCAGGATTTAAGCGCCGATGAAATTCGCCATTTAATGCAGCAGAACCTGCATGGAGAATTGAGCGATAAAGATTGAGTCAATCACGGAGTAGGTAATGAAAAAAGCATTGCTATTAGTTGATTTACAAAATGATTTTTGTCCCGGCGGCGCATTAGCCGTTGACGAAGGTGACCACGTCATTGCGGTTGCCAACCGCGCTATTGAAGCCTGCATAGCCGCGGGCGTCACCGTGATCGCCACTCAAGATTGGCACCCCGAGAACCACGGTTGCTTTGCCGTGAATGCGAATACCAAGATCGGAGAAATCGGCGAACTAAACGGATGGCCGCAGATCTGGTGGCCGATTCATTGCGTGCAGGGAACGACAGGCGCTGATTTCCATCCTGCACTTAATCAGTCTGCTATTCAATGGATCATACAAAAAGGGACTCAGCCGGAGATCGATAGCTATAGCGCTTTTTTCGATAACGGACATCGGGTAAAAACCGAATTGGATGACTGGCTACACGCCAACCACATCACCCATTTGACCATTCTGGGGCTGGCGACAGATTATTGCGTCAAGTTCAGCGTGTGGGATGCAATTGCTCTGGGTTATCACACCGAAGTATTGGTGGACGGTTGTCGCGGCCTGAATCTTTCGCCCGATGACAGCGAATCCGCATTACGGGAGATGGCACAGCGTGGAGCGACGCTTACGGACATGACAGAGTTTCTTGCCTCACTGCCTTCCGCGCGTTAGTTATCGTCACTGCCGCCCAACATCGCGGCAGCGGCTACCAACTTACACGTTACGGTCGGGTTTCAATGCTCAGGTTTCAACGTAATAATGGCGTCAGCACCGCTAAACTGGCGCTTCAGTTCTTGCTTGCTTTTCATCACAATTTCGCCATTGGTGCCAATCGTCATGTGCTCAGCCTGTTCATTATGGCGAGCCTGCCACATCATCACCATTTGCAGGCTGTTCTCTTTCTGTTCAGCCGTCAACGCGACGCCATCTGGCCATTTGCCCAGTTCTACCGCCGTGACCAAGCGCTGGTAAATTTCTGGCGTCATAGCGTCGATCAGATCATTGAGTTCCATATCCGGTTTCTGCTCCGAGAAAGGTCAGAGTTATGCTTACTGAGTTCTGTTATTGACAGCGGCACAGGTAATTACAGAAACACCTGATAGCTGAATCGTTTAAAGCTATGTAATATCAGCCTGCCGCGCCCTATTCATCACACAGATTACCCGTCAACGCGCTCGCCATCAACGTCATCAATGAAGCTCAGCGACGCAGAATTCACACAGTAGCGTTCGCCGGTGGTTTTCGGGCCATCAGGGAAAACGTGCCCAAGATGCGCATCACACTGCCCACAGCGGATCTCTATGCGGCGCATATTGTGTGAATCATCTTCCAGATAGCGTACAGCCTCTGAGGAGACGGGTTGATCGAAGCTAGGCCAGCCGCAGCCGGAGTCATATTTGCTATCGGAGTAAAACAGCGGCGCCTGGCAGCACAGGCAATGGTAAACGCCGGTGCGCTTGTTATGCAGCAGTTTGCCTGAAAACGCAGGTTCCGTACCGCGTTGCTGGGTGACATAGCGCTGCATCTCTGTCAGTTCTGTGTTATCGGACGGGGTACGCGAAGCAGAGTCGTTAGTCATGGAAGTCTCACAGCGGGTGTTATCAATTCAATTAATCATTGATTATAACAAAAAATTAACAACCTGACAGGCTGTTCTGGCCTAATATTATGAATGTTATTAGCATGAATATTTAATTGTGATACACGTCACATATTGAGACAACACAGGCTTTATATGATGCATTCCGCCCTCATATCAGTCTTAGATGTTACTTAGTTACAGGCTCGAGCGGTTTTCGCACAAAGATTGGTCATAGGTTTGACTTACAGCAACTATTGACACGATTCCGCTTGACGCTCAGCAAGGTTTTTGTAATTTTACAACCAACCTTTTATTCACAAACCAATAGCTGGTGGAATATATGACTATCAAAGTAGGTATCAACGGTTTTGGCCGTATCGGCCGTATTGTTTTCCGCGCTGCACAAGAGCGTTCTGACATCGAAATCGTTGCAATCAACGATCTGTTAGACGCTGAGTACATGGCGTATATGCTGAAGTACGACTCAACTCATGGTCGTTTCAACGGCACCGTTGAAGTTAAAGATGGCCACCTGGTTGTTAACGGCAAAACCATTCGTGTTACCGCAGAGCGCGATCCTGCAAATCTGAAGTGGAACGAAGTTAACGTTGACGTCGTTGCTGAAGCAACTGGCCTGTTCCTGACTGACGACACTGCACGTAAGCACATCGCTGCTGGCGCGAAGAAAGTTGTTCTGACTGGTCCATCTAAAGATGACACCCCGATGTTCGTTATGGGCGTAAACCACAAAGCTTACGCAGGCCAGGACATCGTTTCTAACGCATCTTGCACCACTAACTGTCTGGCTCCGCTGGCAAAAGTCATCAACGACAACTTCGGTATCGTTGAAGCACTGATGACCACCGTTCACGCCACCACTGCAACCCAGAAAACCGTTGACGGCCCGTCTCACAAAGACTGGCGCGGCGGCCGCGGCGCAGCACAGAACATCATCCCATCTTCTACCGGTGCTGCTAAAGCTGTAGGTAAAGTTATCCCTGAGCTGAACGGCAAACTGACTGGTATGGCGTTCCGCGTCCCTACCCCGAACGTTTCTGTTGTTGACCTGACTGCGCGTCTGGAAAAACCAGCTTCTTACAAAGAAATCTGTGCAGCAATCAAATCTGCTTCTGAAGGCGAGCTGAAAGGCGTGCTGGGCTACACTGAAGACGAAGTGGTTTCTACCGATTTCAACGGTGAAAAACTGACTTCTGTATTCGATGCTAAAGCAGGTATCGCACTGAGCGACAACTTTGTGAAACTGGTTTCCTGGTACGACAACGAAACAGGTTACTCAAACAAAGTTCTGGATCTGATCGCCCACATTTCTAAATAAGTGTCAGCGATGATTCGGTGAAAAAAGGGCGACGTTATGTCGCCCTTTTTTATTGTTTATTGCAGATTTCTTTTTACAACGAAAAACAATCAAAAAAAGGCTCTATCATGCATAACACAATTTTCTCACTCCCCGTCACGAAACAAATTAGCGCCACCCTCAGCCAGCGTCAGTTGGACCAACTCCCCATCATCGTCGTTGATCATCCTGAAGTGCGTGCGGCAATAGCATTGCAAGGGGCGCACCTACTCAGTTGGCAGCCGACAAACGAAGAGCCAGTGCTCTGGCTGAGCGACAATACGCCTTTTACTCATCACGTGGCGATTCGCGGCGGTGTACCGATTTGTTTCCCCTGGTTTGGCCCTTTCGCCGATCCTAATCATGGTTTCGCCCGCCTGCTGCCGTGGGAATTTACCGCCCACAGCGAAGATGAGCACGGCGTACAGCTCACGTTCACGCTGCGGGACAATGAAGAGACACGTAAGAGCTGGCCGCATGCGTTCACGCTCATCGCTCGCTTCAAGCTGGGCAAAGAGTGTGGCATTGAACTCGAAGCCCAAGGTGATTACAGCATTACCAGCGCGCTGCACACCTATTTCAACATCGGCGATATCAGTGATATTCGCATTACTGGTCTGGGTGAGTCATTTATTGATAAGGTCGATCAGGGCAAGCTGGCGACACAGCAAGGCGATCTGGTCTTTACCGACCGTACAGACCGCATTTACACCCAGCCACAGGACACCAGCGTGGTACATGATGCCGTCCTGAAACGCAGTATCGAAGTACACCATTCACACCATAGCGATGTCGTGTCATGGAACCCGGGTGCAGAACTTTCTCGTACGATTAGCGATATGACCGATGAGGGATATAAAACGTTCGTGTGCGTGGAAACTGCGCGAATTAATCAACCGTTTGTCGCATCCGCCAACGCGCCAGCACGTCTGGCAACGGTTATCCGCATCAAAAAATAACCACCGCCAGAGGTATATGGCGATTTCGCCATATACCTCTTTCGCCTCAACTACACCACATCCAGATGCTGTTTACGCGTCGGTGCTGGGAAAGCCAGATCTAACTGCGCGATATCTTCCGCAGATAACTGCACGTCCAGCGCTTTCGCATTTTCCTGTACATGCTTCATAGAACTTGCTTTAGGAATCGCGATCACGCCCGGTTGACGGATAGCCCACGCCAATAACAGCTGAGCGGGCGTTATGCTATGTTCGCGCGCAATGCGGTTCACCACCGGATGTGAGAATAATCCGTCACGGAGACGCCCAGCCTGCGCTAGCGGACAATATGCCATAACGGGAAGCTGCTGTTGCTGACACCACGGCAGCAAATCAAACTCAATACCGCGCGATGCCAAATGGTAAAGCACCTGATTGGTCATACAGCGTTGTCCGCCGTTCAGAGACCACAGCTCCTGCATGTCCTCAAGGTCAAGATTGGAGACGCCCCACTGACCGATTTTACCCGCCTGCTGCAATCGTTCCATTGCAGCGATCGTATCAATTAACGGGATGCCACCACGCCAGTGCAACAGATAGAGATCGATACGCTCCGTTTGCAGACGCTTCAGGCTGCGTTCACACGCCTGTATCGCCTTTTCGCCACCGGCATTGTGCGGGTAGACTTTCGACACCAGATAGACGCTGTCACGACGGCCGCGTATTGCTTCGCCGACGACATCCTCGGCTCTGCCGTCCGCATACATTTCGGCTGTATCAATCAATGTTAATCCGAGGTCGATACCCGCTTGCAGCGCCGTCACTTCCTGTTCTTTCATTCGGGCATCTTCACCCATGTACCACGTTCCCTGACCGATCGCGGGTACACGGGTGTCATCTGGAAAACGAACCGTTTTTGTCACGCGTTCCTCCCTTGCTTGCCGTTAACGTAACGCTTTCCCCTCAACCTAACATGACATTCAGTGCACCATAAACGTGCAAATGGGGTGATATCACCCCATTATTGTACGGCAAATGCACCATGCTCACGAAAAGCATCAGAAGCGATAGCTGACACCTGCGCTCATTAAGATGCTGTGGTTACTATCGACAATCGGGCTGTCCTTCATTTCGTCAGACAAACGTGTGTAACGACCCACGGCCCAGGCGCTCCAGCTTTGGTTAATCTGATAACCGGCGCTCAGTTCAAGATACGGAGCCCAGCCATCGCCAGGGCTATACTGGTTAAAGCCAGAACGCGCGGATTCCTGTGCGCTGACGCCGTAGTAATACTGGTTCATGTTTTCACTGAACCAGGTCGCACCGATACCCGGAGTGATGCTCAAATCACCCATTGAGAAGCGGTAAAGATAAGCGGTATCCCACGCAAAACCGTTGCTGTAATCCAGCGTGTCGCCTGCCAGTACGGTACGGATTTCGCCCCAATCGGCGATATGACGGTAGGCCGCACCCGCCATCAGCGTACCGCGACGTTTATCTAACTGTTTCATCCGCAGATCGTCGCTATCTCCCGGCTTAAATCCTAAAGGCAGGTAGTAGGCCGTTAAAGAGAGACGATTTGCGCCGTCATTCCACAGGTAGTATCCACCACCCAGCCCGCGGAAATAAAAATTTTCACTTTCATAATTCAGTACAGGAAGCGGATAAACGTCATTATCAACACCACGGTATACAGACGTTGAACCCGCAGCGCCAAGGCCCAGAGAGACATCTGCGGCATAGGCTGAAGGCAGGAGCACAGCGCCAGAAATCAGCGCGGCCAGCATACATAGTTGAGGTTTTTTCACAGTTTTCTATTTCCTATTACAGATAAATATCATGAAACATGATAGGCCAATTACACACGTTCGCGTTCAGGTTATATAAAAATAACATTAACGAATAACCTATATATTCGATAGGTTTTACGTGCGCTAACGTCGGTAATAGGCAGTGTCCTTAAGGCCGAGCGCCTATTCTCTATAATGTTACACGGATTTTCCTGAAAGTGAGTCCTTGAAATATCTTAAAAATACGTCCGTGGACTAGAGGAAATTTTACGGATGCAAACTACGCTTTAATACAGAAGGTGACGTCTCCTTGACCAGCAGGCATGAATAAAATCACGACGCCCTGACGCAACAAGTTGGCATAAGGGTTGCTGGACTCAGGAGATTTCTTCTTTCGGAGGGCAATACATTAATAGGCATATATTCCACGCGCTCTCTTAATCTGTGCTAATCGACGAAGGACGGGCATCGCTATGAACATATTTGATCACTACCGCCAGCGCTACGACGCTGCCAAGGACGAAGAGTTCACTCTGCAGGAATTCCTTACCATCTGTCAGCAGGATCGCAATGCTTATGCGAACGCGGCTGAACGATTGTTAACGGCTATCGGTGAGCCTGTAATGGTGGATACCGCCCAAGAATCACGAATGTCGCGCCTATTCTCGAACCGGGTGATTGCTCGCTATCCGGCTTTTGAAGAATTTTACGGTATGGAAGAGGCCATCGAACAGATTGTGTCTTACCTGAAACATGCCGCGCAGGGATTAGAAGAGAAGAAACAGATCCTGTATCTGTTGGGGCCGGTCGGCGGCGGGAAATCCTCTCTGGCCGAACGCTTGAAAGCGCTGATGCAACGTGTACCGATTTACATCCTCAGCGCCAACGGCGAGCGCAGTCCGGTGAATGATCACCCGCTCTGCCTGTTCAATCCGCAGGAAGATGCCGCAATACTCGAAAAAGAGTATGCCATTCCACGGCGCTATCTCGGCACCATCATGTCACCGTGGGCGGCCAAACGCCTGCAGGAATTTGGTGGAGACATTTCCAAATTTAAAGTCGTCAAAGTATGGCCATCGATTCTGGCACAAATCGGGATCGCGAAAACCGAACCTGGCGATGAGAACAATCAGGATATTTCAGCGCTGGTCGGCAAAGTCGATATCCGCAAGCTGGAGCATTATGCTCAGAACGATCCCGATGCCTACGGCTACTCCGGCGCATTGTGCCGCGCGAACCAGGGCATTATGGAATTCGTCGAGATGTTCAAAGCGCCGATCAAGGTGCTCCACCCGCTCCTGACCGCGACACAGGAAGGCAACTACAACGGGACGGAAGGCATTGCCGCCCTGCCGTTTAACGGGATTATTCTGGCGCACTCCAACGAATCCGAGTGGGTGCAATTCCGTAACAACAAGAACAATGAAGCGTTTCTTGACCGCGTGTACATCGTGAAGGTGCCGTACTGCCTGCGCGTGTCCGAAGAGGTCAAAATTTACGACAAGCTGCTGAATCACAGCGAACTGACGCATGCACCTTGCGCGCCCGGCACGCTGGAAACACTGGCCCGCTTCTCCATTCTGTCGCGCCTGAAAGATCCCGAAAACTCCAGCATCTACTCCAAGATGCGGGTTTACGACGGAGAAAGCCTGAAAGATACCGATCCGAAGGCGAAATCCTATCAAGAGTACCGCGATTACGCGGGCGTGGATGAAGGGATGAACGGCCTGTCGACCCGCTTCGCGTTCAAGATTTTGTCACGCGTCTTTAACTTCGATCACAGCGAAGTGGCCGCCAACCCGGTACACCTGTTCTACGTACTGGAACAACAGATCGAGCGCGAACAATTCCCGCAGGAGCAGGCAGAGAAGTATCTGGAGCACCTGAAAGGCTATCTGACGCCGAAATATGCGGAGTTTATCGGCAAAGAGATCCAGACCGCCTATCTCGAATCCTATTCCGAATATGGCCAGAATATTTTTGACCGTTATGTTACCTATGCGGATTTCTGGATTCAGGATCAGGAGTACCGTGACCCAGATACGGGCCAGCTGTTTGACCGTGAATCATTGAACGCTGAGCTGGAAAAGATCGAGAAGCCTGCGGGCATCAGCAATCCTAAAGACTTCCGTAACGAGATCGTCAACTTTGTCCTGCGCGCCCGTGCCAATAATAGCGGCCGGAATCCAAACTGGACCAGTTACGAAAAACTGCGCACGGTCATTGAGAAGAAAATGTTCTCCAACACGGAAGAGCTGCTGCCTGTGATTTCGTTTAATACCAAAACCTCAACGGATGAACAGAAAAAACATGATGACTTCGTCGATCGTATGATGGAGAAAGGCTACACCCGGAAACAGGTACGTTTGCTGTGCGAATGGTATCTGCGGGTGAGGAAATCATCATAATGACGCACGATGCTGGCAACAGCGTTTGGGGGAAACATGGCCTATTTTATTGATCGACGGCTAAACGGCAAAAACAAAAGCACGGTGAACCGCCAACGCTTTTTGCGCCGCTATAAGTCGCAAATAAAACAGTCGATTTCCGAGGCCATTAATAAGCGTTCGGTGACCGACATCGAAAGCGGGGAGTCAGTATCGATCCCCAATGCAGACATCAACGAACCGATGTTCCATCAGGGCCGTGGAGGACGCCGCCACCGCGTCCACCCGGGCAACGATCATTTCGTACAGAACGACAAAATCGAGCGGCCACAAGGAGGTGGCGGCGGTGGTTCCGGTCAGGGGGACGCCAGTAAAGATGGCGAAGGCGAGGATGAGTTTGTCTTTCAGATATCCAAAGACGAATATCTGGATCTGCTGTTTGAAGATCTGGCGCTACCGAACCTGAAGAAAACCCAGCATCGGCAGAT is drawn from Pectobacterium aroidearum and contains these coding sequences:
- the ansA gene encoding asparaginase gives rise to the protein MRKKSIYVAYTGGTIGMQRSANGYVPVSGHLQQQLAKMPEFHREEMPSFTIHEYEPLIDSSDMTPADWQSIADDIQDHYDDYDGFVILHGTDTMAFTASALSFMLENLAKPVIVTGSQIPLAELRSDGQTNLLNALYVAANHPINEVALFFNNKLLRGNRTTKAHADGFDAFASPNYPPLLEAGIHIRRLAPTVECNNCPPLKVHHITPQPIGVITIYPGISADVISNFLRQPVKALILRSYGVGNAPQSPGLLHELREASARGIVVVNLTQCISGRVNMGGYATGNALAHAGVISGFDMTVEAALTKLHYLLSQQDLSADEIRHLMQQNLHGELSDKD
- the pncA gene encoding bifunctional nicotinamidase/pyrazinamidase produces the protein MKKALLLVDLQNDFCPGGALAVDEGDHVIAVANRAIEACIAAGVTVIATQDWHPENHGCFAVNANTKIGEIGELNGWPQIWWPIHCVQGTTGADFHPALNQSAIQWIIQKGTQPEIDSYSAFFDNGHRVKTELDDWLHANHITHLTILGLATDYCVKFSVWDAIALGYHTEVLVDGCRGLNLSPDDSESALREMAQRGATLTDMTEFLASLPSAR
- a CDS encoding YeaC family protein, which gives rise to MELNDLIDAMTPEIYQRLVTAVELGKWPDGVALTAEQKENSLQMVMMWQARHNEQAEHMTIGTNGEIVMKSKQELKRQFSGADAIITLKPEH
- the msrB gene encoding peptide-methionine (R)-S-oxide reductase MsrB, which gives rise to MTNDSASRTPSDNTELTEMQRYVTQQRGTEPAFSGKLLHNKRTGVYHCLCCQAPLFYSDSKYDSGCGWPSFDQPVSSEAVRYLEDDSHNMRRIEIRCGQCDAHLGHVFPDGPKTTGERYCVNSASLSFIDDVDGERVDG
- the gapA gene encoding glyceraldehyde-3-phosphate dehydrogenase, encoding MTIKVGINGFGRIGRIVFRAAQERSDIEIVAINDLLDAEYMAYMLKYDSTHGRFNGTVEVKDGHLVVNGKTIRVTAERDPANLKWNEVNVDVVAEATGLFLTDDTARKHIAAGAKKVVLTGPSKDDTPMFVMGVNHKAYAGQDIVSNASCTTNCLAPLAKVINDNFGIVEALMTTVHATTATQKTVDGPSHKDWRGGRGAAQNIIPSSTGAAKAVGKVIPELNGKLTGMAFRVPTPNVSVVDLTARLEKPASYKEICAAIKSASEGELKGVLGYTEDEVVSTDFNGEKLTSVFDAKAGIALSDNFVKLVSWYDNETGYSNKVLDLIAHISK
- a CDS encoding D-hexose-6-phosphate mutarotase, with protein sequence MHNTIFSLPVTKQISATLSQRQLDQLPIIVVDHPEVRAAIALQGAHLLSWQPTNEEPVLWLSDNTPFTHHVAIRGGVPICFPWFGPFADPNHGFARLLPWEFTAHSEDEHGVQLTFTLRDNEETRKSWPHAFTLIARFKLGKECGIELEAQGDYSITSALHTYFNIGDISDIRITGLGESFIDKVDQGKLATQQGDLVFTDRTDRIYTQPQDTSVVHDAVLKRSIEVHHSHHSDVVSWNPGAELSRTISDMTDEGYKTFVCVETARINQPFVASANAPARLATVIRIKK
- a CDS encoding aldo/keto reductase, which produces MTKTVRFPDDTRVPAIGQGTWYMGEDARMKEQEVTALQAGIDLGLTLIDTAEMYADGRAEDVVGEAIRGRRDSVYLVSKVYPHNAGGEKAIQACERSLKRLQTERIDLYLLHWRGGIPLIDTIAAMERLQQAGKIGQWGVSNLDLEDMQELWSLNGGQRCMTNQVLYHLASRGIEFDLLPWCQQQQLPVMAYCPLAQAGRLRDGLFSHPVVNRIAREHSITPAQLLLAWAIRQPGVIAIPKASSMKHVQENAKALDVQLSAEDIAQLDLAFPAPTRKQHLDVV
- a CDS encoding MipA/OmpV family protein; protein product: MKKPQLCMLAALISGAVLLPSAYAADVSLGLGAAGSTSVYRGVDNDVYPLPVLNYESENFYFRGLGGGYYLWNDGANRLSLTAYYLPLGFKPGDSDDLRMKQLDKRRGTLMAGAAYRHIADWGEIRTVLAGDTLDYSNGFAWDTAYLYRFSMGDLSITPGIGATWFSENMNQYYYGVSAQESARSGFNQYSPGDGWAPYLELSAGYQINQSWSAWAVGRYTRLSDEMKDSPIVDSNHSILMSAGVSYRF
- the yeaG gene encoding protein kinase YeaG produces the protein MNIFDHYRQRYDAAKDEEFTLQEFLTICQQDRNAYANAAERLLTAIGEPVMVDTAQESRMSRLFSNRVIARYPAFEEFYGMEEAIEQIVSYLKHAAQGLEEKKQILYLLGPVGGGKSSLAERLKALMQRVPIYILSANGERSPVNDHPLCLFNPQEDAAILEKEYAIPRRYLGTIMSPWAAKRLQEFGGDISKFKVVKVWPSILAQIGIAKTEPGDENNQDISALVGKVDIRKLEHYAQNDPDAYGYSGALCRANQGIMEFVEMFKAPIKVLHPLLTATQEGNYNGTEGIAALPFNGIILAHSNESEWVQFRNNKNNEAFLDRVYIVKVPYCLRVSEEVKIYDKLLNHSELTHAPCAPGTLETLARFSILSRLKDPENSSIYSKMRVYDGESLKDTDPKAKSYQEYRDYAGVDEGMNGLSTRFAFKILSRVFNFDHSEVAANPVHLFYVLEQQIEREQFPQEQAEKYLEHLKGYLTPKYAEFIGKEIQTAYLESYSEYGQNIFDRYVTYADFWIQDQEYRDPDTGQLFDRESLNAELEKIEKPAGISNPKDFRNEIVNFVLRARANNSGRNPNWTSYEKLRTVIEKKMFSNTEELLPVISFNTKTSTDEQKKHDDFVDRMMEKGYTRKQVRLLCEWYLRVRKSS